The sequence GGCCAGCAGCAGGAAGGCGTTCGGCCGCGGCCGGCCCGCCGCGGCCACGGCGGCCTCCGCCCCGGGAGCGGCGGCCGCCGCCTCCTTCTTCGCGCGCCGCCGCTCGCGCAGGAACCGTACGAGGCTCCGCGCGCCCTTCTCGTCCGGTGCGGGCGCAGCCGACCCGCCCTTGCCGGCCTCCGCCGCCCCCTCCTCCGGGCCTTCCTTGAACAGGTCCGGGATCTCGATGCCGCCCGCGAAGCCCTCGACCTGCGGGCCGCCGCGCGCCCCCGGGCTCATCCGCCACCAGTCGGGCTCGGCCCCGCCGGAGGGGCCGAGCTCGTCCATCCCGGCCAGGTGCGGCGGCACGTTCTCCGGTTCCGCCGTGGGCGCCGGGGGCGCGTTCCGGCCGCGCAGGCGGCCCGGGCCCCGCTGGACGGGGACCGACAGGTCGGGCTCGACGGGGGCCGCGGCGGCGGGGGCCGCGCCCTGTCGGGAGCCGGCGGAACCGGGAGCACCCAGGGTTCCGAGGGTGTCCAGGACCTCTTCGGGCGTGCCGATCCGCTCCAGGATGCGGCGTACCGCGGCCGGGGTGTCCGGGTCGTACTTGGCGCGCCGACGGTCGATCTCGTCCCGCAGCCCCGACACCAGCCTCATCCGGTCGCCGGAGGACAGCTGCCGCTGTTGCGCCAAGTCCCCGACGCGGCTCAGATATTCGTAGACCAGATGGTCGCTTTCGATCCCCACGCCCAGGCTCCTCCCTTACCCCTTGTCCCGAAGGTAGCGCGTGCGCCCGTGGAGCTGCTGCGGGCGCAGCGGATACCGTTGACCGGATGGGGACCGGCCGACTGACCGGCCGACGCGACCAGGAGGCGACTGTGCCCGAGGCAAGCACTGCGGCGGGATCCGCCGGCGGGAGCCCGGCGGGAAGCTCCCCGCGCTCACTCGCCGAGGCGCTGCGCGCCCGTGACGACGCGGCGCTCGCAGCCCTGTTGCGCGCCCGCCCGGACCTGCTCGGCCCGGTGCCCGGCGATGTGACGCAGTTGGCCACCCGGGCGGGGACCCGGGCCTCGGTGGTGCGCGCCCTGGACCGGCTGGACCGGTTCACCCTGCAGACCGCCGAGGCGCTCGCGGTCGGCCCGGACCCGTGCCCGTACGCGGTGCTGGAGGGGCTGCTGACGGGCGGCGAGGACGAACGGGCCCGCGCCGCGCTCCCCGACGCCGTGGCCACCCTGCGCGACCAGGCCCTGGTGTGGGGCGACGAGGACCGGCTGCGGCTGGTCCGCACGGCGCGCGAGCTGCTCGCCCCCTCCGCCTCCCGCCCGTCCCCCACCGGGCTGGGTCCGACCGTCGCGGAGGCCACCGCCGGGATGTCGCCGACCCGGGTGCAGGAGATCGTGTCGGCCGTCGGGCTGCCCGCCACCCATGACCCGGTGTCCGCCGTGACGGCGCTGACCGGGCTGTTCACCGACCCGGAGCGGATGTCGGCGCTGCTGGACGAGGCTCCGGCGGAGGCCCACCAGGTGCTGGGGCGGCTCGTGTGGGGGCCGCCGTACGGGGAGGTCACCCCGAATCCGACGCCGCCGGTGCGCTGGCTGCGCGACCGGGGGCTGTTGCTGCCCGCGACGGCCCGGACCGTGGTGCTGCCCCGCGAGGTGGCGCTGCACCTGCGCGGCGGGCTCGCGCACCGGGACACCGCGCCGGTGGCGCCGCCGGTGCCCGCGGCCCGCGAGCACCGTCCACAGCTTGTGGACGCGAACGCGGCCGGGCAGGCGCTGGCCGCGCTGGCCACCGTCGAGGAGCTGGTGAAGTCCTGGGAGCACGCCGGTCCGCCGGTGCTGCGGGCGGGCGGGCTCTCCGTACGGGACCTGAAGCGGACCGCGGCCCTGCTGGACACGACCGAGTCGCAGGCGGCCTTCTGGGTCGAACTGGCCTACGCGGCGGGGCTGCTGGCCAGTGACGGGGAGGCGGACGAGCGGTACGCGCCCACCCCGGCCTTCGACGACTGGGTGGAACTGCCGCCCGCCGAGCGCTGGTCGCACCTCGCGGCGGCCTGGCTGCCGGCCACCCGCACGGCCCCGCTGGTCGGCGAGCAGGACCAAAAGGGGCGCACGCTGTCGGCGCTCGGCCCCGAACTCGACCGCTCCGCCGCCCCCGAGGTGCGCCGGCGGGTGCTGGAACTCCTCGGTGAACTGCCCGAGGGCGGTGCGCCCGATCCGGAGACACTGTCGGCGCGGCTCGCCTGGGAGCGTCCCGTACGGGGGGCGAGCGATCTACGGGCCCGGCTCGCGCGGTGGACGCTGACCGAGGCCGAGGTCCTCGGCGTGACCGGCCGGGGCGCCCTGTCCGGGCCCGGCCGGGCCCTGTTGGAGCACCGTGACCCGGCGCCGTCGCTGGCGCCGCTGCTGCCGGAGCCGGTGGACCACGTGCTGCTGCAGGCCGACCTGACGGCGGTGGCCCCGGGCCCGCTGCGCCGCCCGCTGGGCGACACCCTGGCCGTGCTCGCGGACGTGGAGTCGAAGGGTGGGGCGACGGTGTACCGGTTCACGCCCGGATCGGTGCGCCGGGCCCTGGACGCCGGCCACGCCGCCGCCGACCTGCACGCCTTCCTCAAGGAGCACAGCCGCACGCCGGTGCCGCAGCCGCTGGCCTACCTGATCGACGACGTGGCCCGCCGGCACGGGCACCTGCGGGTCGGCGCGGCCTCCTCGTACGTGCGCTGCGACGACGACGCGATGCTGGGCGAGATCCTGGCCGACAAGCGCTCGGCCGGGCTGGGGCTGCGCCGGCTCGCGCCGACGGTGCTGGCGGCGCAGGCGGATCCGACCGTCCTGCTGGAGGGGCTGCGGGCGATGGGGTACGCACCGGCCGCGGAATCCCGTACCGGCGACGTGCTGGTGGCGCGGGCCGACGCCCACCGCACACCGGCCCGCTCGGCGCCCGTACCGGTGCCGGAGGGCCCGCCGGTGCCGGACGCGACGCTGCTGGCGGCGGCCGTACGGGCGATCCGCGCGGGCGACGTGGCGGCGACGGCGGTGCGCAAGGAGCCTGTGGCGGCCTCGGCGTCGGCCGTGCCGGGCGAACTGCCGCGCACGAGCGCGGCGGAGACCCTGGCGACGGTACAGGCGGCCGCGCTGACCGGGTCGGCGGTGTGGATCGGCTATGTGAACGCGGAGGGCGCGGCGAGCCAACGGGTCATCGCGCCGGTCCGGGTGGAGGGCGGCTTCGTCACCGGGTACGACCACACGGCGGACGAGGTACGGACGTACGCACTGCACCGGATCACGGGTGTCGCGGAGCTGGCGGACGACCAGGTGTAGGGGCGGGGTTCCGGTGGGGCGGAG comes from Streptomyces virginiae and encodes:
- a CDS encoding helicase-associated domain-containing protein codes for the protein MGTGRLTGRRDQEATVPEASTAAGSAGGSPAGSSPRSLAEALRARDDAALAALLRARPDLLGPVPGDVTQLATRAGTRASVVRALDRLDRFTLQTAEALAVGPDPCPYAVLEGLLTGGEDERARAALPDAVATLRDQALVWGDEDRLRLVRTARELLAPSASRPSPTGLGPTVAEATAGMSPTRVQEIVSAVGLPATHDPVSAVTALTGLFTDPERMSALLDEAPAEAHQVLGRLVWGPPYGEVTPNPTPPVRWLRDRGLLLPATARTVVLPREVALHLRGGLAHRDTAPVAPPVPAAREHRPQLVDANAAGQALAALATVEELVKSWEHAGPPVLRAGGLSVRDLKRTAALLDTTESQAAFWVELAYAAGLLASDGEADERYAPTPAFDDWVELPPAERWSHLAAAWLPATRTAPLVGEQDQKGRTLSALGPELDRSAAPEVRRRVLELLGELPEGGAPDPETLSARLAWERPVRGASDLRARLARWTLTEAEVLGVTGRGALSGPGRALLEHRDPAPSLAPLLPEPVDHVLLQADLTAVAPGPLRRPLGDTLAVLADVESKGGATVYRFTPGSVRRALDAGHAAADLHAFLKEHSRTPVPQPLAYLIDDVARRHGHLRVGAASSYVRCDDDAMLGEILADKRSAGLGLRRLAPTVLAAQADPTVLLEGLRAMGYAPAAESRTGDVLVARADAHRTPARSAPVPVPEGPPVPDATLLAAAVRAIRAGDVAATAVRKEPVAASASAVPGELPRTSAAETLATVQAAALTGSAVWIGYVNAEGAASQRVIAPVRVEGGFVTGYDHTADEVRTYALHRITGVAELADDQV